One window of the Colletotrichum destructivum chromosome 6, complete sequence genome contains the following:
- a CDS encoding Putative phosphoribosylglycinamide formyltransferase, active, formyl transferase: protein MATMATAKASEPCRLVVLCSGSGTNLQAIIDAVAVGTIPNSEIERVIVNRKNAFAVQRAEKAGIPTRYFNQVSAGFIQKGEKDETKLKDGRARYDAALAEIVLQDKPDLIVLAGWMAIFTSSFLRPLDAAGVPVINLHPALPGAYDGANAIGRAYDDFKAGQLQNNRTGAMIHYVIEAVDRGQPILVEEVEVRESDSLADLEERMHSVEHEIIVKATAKVVQEILAKKRQL from the exons ATGGCTACCATGGCTACTGCCAAGGCCAGCGAGCCCTGCCGCCTCGTGGTCCTCTGCTCCGGCTCGGGCACGAACCTGCAGGCAATCATCGACGCTGTCGCAGTCGGCACGATTCCCAACAGCGAGATCGAGAGGGTCATTGTCAACCGGAAGAACGCCTTCGCAGTCCAGAGGGCCGAAAAGGCCGGCATCCCCACCAGGTACTTCAACCAGGTCTCGGCGGGCTTCATCCAAAAGGGCGAGAAGGATGAGACGAAGCTAAAGGACGGTCGCGCCCGCTACGACGCGGCTTTGGCAGAGATTGTTCTCCAGGATAAACCGGATCTCATCGTTCTGGCCGGATGGATGGCAATATTTACTTCGAGCTTCCTGCGGCCTCTCGATGCGGCTGGTGTCCCCGTCATCAACCTCCATCCCGCGCTGCCAG GTGCTTATGACGGTGCCAACGCCATTGGCAGAGCGTATGACGACTTCAAGGCTGGCCAGTTGCAGAACAACCGGACCGGGGCCATGATTCACTACGTCATCGAGGCCGTAGACAGAGGACAGCCC attctcgtcgaggaggttgaggtcCGCGAAAGTGACAGCCTGGCAGACCTCGAAGAACGCATGCACAGTGTCGAGCATGAAATCATTGTGAAGGCTACGGCCAAGGTTGTGCAGGAGATCCTAGCCAAGAAGAGACAACTTTGA
- a CDS encoding Putative lumazine/riboflavin synthase, translating into MSGIKGPTPQEHEGSALRIGIVHARWNATIIEPLVKGAKEKLLACGVKESNIVLQSVPGSWELPIAVQRLYQASQVQSAQSGTGSSAGDLLGSSTTDLTSLPAESQHPFDAIIAVGVLIKGETMHFEYIADAVSHGLMRVGLDTGVPVVFGVLTVLNDEQAQARAGLTSGGHNHGEDWGLAAVELGVKRKAWAAGKIE; encoded by the exons ATGTCCGGCATCAAGGGACCGACCCCGCAAGAGCACGAAGGCAGCGCCCTGCGCATCGGCATCGTCCATGCCCGTTGGAACGCTACCATCATTGAACccctcgtcaagggcgccaaggagaagcttCTCGCCTGCGGTGTCAAGGAGTCCAACATTGTCCTGCAGTCCGTTCCTGGATCCTGGGAGCTCCCCATCGCTGTCCAGAG ACTCTACCAAGCATCCCAAGTGCAATCCGCGCAATCCGGCACCggctcctcggccggcgaTCTCCTCGGCTCCTCGACCACGGACCTAACATCTCTCCCCGCCGAGTCCCAGCACCCCTTCGACGCAATTATCGCTGTCGGCGTCCTTATCAAGGGCGAGACGATGCACTTCGAGtacatcgccgacgccgtctccCATGGCCTTATGCGTGTCGGCCTTGACACGGGCGTCCCCGTTGTCTTCGGTGTCCTTACCGTCCTCAATGATGAACAGGCCCAGGCCCGCGCCGGCTTGACCTCGGGAGGGCACAATCATGGCGAGGACTGGGGCCTCGCTGCCGTTGAGCTTGGCGTCAAGCGCAAGGCCTGGGCTGCGGGCAAGATTGAGTGA
- a CDS encoding Putative DNA mismatch repair protein, S5 domain 2, translating into MADADASKISGQGYFISVDSRPMSTDRGTMKKLVDIYKTYIRGSLKVNASSKPLLKPFIRLNIQCLIGSYDPNVTAAKDEVLFDNESRVLSFFEEMCKEMYSSPKPMARAEVVEDHAQVDNSRPRKSNPSFLLDNDEERLNGLPHERLAPDDMMSVEDGLAGLPSPSSGQHHPGPAKKGVRGGSVHDDVGTPEQGQVVLIDSSSEVPSHRHEPDMFVPKQGAILHIGGEVFGASQLATQDQSLMVIAGSQCSTEPTQSLLRAAWEVDMARDVTASPDGNTRPILLDPPRTDLTKYLQSQRLGQTQREEPNPWSIAKKAAEKRGDYENNTPNSLAEAEFEVQGDSFVGTSSRHQLLFSETENFMRRDSDIVHPSIEDHANIRRQHPRRHRNPAVRREEAYQADYSEPPILEHPAAQQGGIHGLRYQDRRRITRDEEPFQSTGVEHNSDDLNVEPSRGHSVCQRAYAKTPHPFGHFDQESAFGTPPPSSSPSHKPFRVPARIRPGKQRREMQGFPGVLPKVARAVSPKADRMRQGKIVFNTGKDQKPLEPEYTLDNGHSIGLGYKGSRDDVIVSETTRRPPRHVSDDGPSQKEMKNALERLHALRSNTDDTDCIENLGQDEKRGRSKTRRPNTIAPGTFPRSYLRRSLASRSPSRNKTLLAFERLSAETYTYSQLLTLDLRKIRKQVIKASCYDVYVSRGEQEAAFSTGLAEMEDISNRLQEVVGAWAYVEHGEDLEIEIDVVAMLERNGVEGMIE; encoded by the coding sequence ATGGCCGATGCAGATGCCTCTAAGATTTCCGGCCAAGGTTATTTCATATCCGTTGACTCAAGACCAATGTCTACTGACAGAGGGACCATGAAAAAGCTTGTCGACATATACAAGACCTACATTCGCGGCAGTTTAAAAGTAAACGCATCGTCAAAGCCCCTTCTCAAGCCTTTTATACGACTGAATATACAGTGTCTCATCGGAAGCTACGACCCGAATGTGACAGCAGCCAAAGATGAGGTTCTATTCGATAACGAGTCCAGAGTACTTTCATTCTTCGAGGAGATGTGCAAGGAGATGTACTCGTCACCGAAGCCTATGGCCAGGGCGGAGGTTGTCGAAGATCATGCTCAAGTGGACAACTCCCGACCCAGAAAGAGCAATCCTTCTTTTCTATTAGACAATGACGAAGAACGCCTTAATGGGCTCCCCCATGAACGACTGGCACCAGACGATATGATGAGTGTGGAAGATGGCCTCGCAGGGCTGCCTTCGCCTAGCAGCGGACAGCATCACCCAGGCCCCGCCAAGAAGGGGGTTCGAGGTGGTTCTGTTCACGATGACGTTGGAACACCAGAACAGGGACAGGTAGTCCTTATCGACAGCAGCTCAGAAGTACCTTCCCATCGCCATGAACCGGATATGTTTGTCCCAAAACAGGGAGCAATTTTGCATATCGGTGGAGAGGTGTTTGGTGCCAGTCAGCTCGCGACGCAGGACCAGTCCCTTATGGTAATTGCAGGGTCTCAATGCAGCACTGAACCAACTCAATCTCTCCTTCGGGCCGCATGGGAAGTAGACATGGCAAGGGATGTAACCGCAAGCCCCGACGGAAATACCCGGCCAATCCTTCTCGATCCTCCGCGGACAGACCTTACCAAATACCTGCAGTCCCAGCGTCTGGGTCAAACACAGCGCGAGGAGCCAAATCCGTGGTCTATCGCCAAGAAAGCCGCAGAGAAACGTGGCGACTATGAGAACAATACTCCCAACTCTCTAGCTGAGGCTGAATTCGAAGTTCAAGGCGATAGCTTCGTTGGAACATCTTCTCGCCATCAGCTGCTCTTTTCCGAGACTGAAAATTTCATGCGCAGAGACTCTGACATAGTCCACCCGAGTATAGAAGACCACGCGAACATACGGCGCcagcatcctcgacgccatcggAACCCTGCAGTGCGAAGGGAGGAAGCATACCAGGCGGACTATTCTGAACCACCGATACTGGAACACCCCGCCGCCCAACAAGGTGGTATTCACGGGCTGAGATACCAAGACCGGCGAAGAATTACGAGAGATGAAGAGCCATTCCAGTCCACTGGAGTGGAACATAACTCCGACGACCTGAATGTTGAACCTTCCAGAGGCCACAGTGTTTGTCAGCGCGCGTACGCGAAAACACCACACCCTTTTGGCCATTTCGACCAGGAAAGTGCATTTGGCACGCCGCCCCCTTCCTCAAGCCCATCGCATAAGCCATTTCGGGTACCTGCTCGTATTCGACCCGGCAAGCAGCGTCGGGAAATGCAAGGTTTTCCCGGCGTTCTGCCAAAGGTCGCACGGGCTGTGAGCCCTAAGGCGGATAGGATGAGACAAGGTAAGATTGTCTTCAACACGGGAAAAGACCAGAAACCACTCGAACCAGAATACACCTTGGACAACGGTCATTCGATAGGACTGGGCTACAAAGGCTCTCGGGACGACGTCATTGTCTCCGAGACAACAAGACGGCCCCCTCGCCATGTCAGCGATGATGGACCATCCCAAAAAGAGATGAAGAATGCGCTGGAGAGGCTTCACGCACTTCGCTCAAACACCGATGACACTGACTGTATCGAAAATCTGGGACAGGATGAGAAACGTGGCAGGTCTAAAACTCGAAGACCGAATACTATTGCGCCTGGCACGTTCCCACGGAGCTATTTGAGACGGAGTCTGGCATCTAGGTCCCCATCAAGGAACAAAACTCTGCTAGCATTTGAGAGGCTTTCTGCAGAAACATATACTTATTCGCAGCTACTTACACTTGACCTACGCAAGATACGCAAGCAGGTGATCAAGGCATCTTGCTATGATGTTTACGTCTCCAGGGGTGAACAGGAGGCCGCGTTTTCAACGGGGCTGGCTGAGATGGAGGATATCAGCAACAGGCTCCAAGAGGTTGTCGGGGCATGGGCGTATGTGGAGCACGGTGAAGATCTGGAGATTGAGATTGATGTCGTCGCAATGCTCGAGAGGAATGGTGTGGAAGGCATGATAGAATGA